The Vanacampus margaritifer isolate UIUO_Vmar chromosome 15, RoL_Vmar_1.0, whole genome shotgun sequence genome contains the following window.
AATGAGTTGGGAGTTTACTACTTGGCCCCTTGTGACGTATTAATTCTCTTTAACCTCAGAGCCTCCTGGCCTGGACAGTGACAATTGCGTCTCAAACCTACCCACAACTGAATATTTCATTTGTATCGTACtaaatgtatatactgtagatgtGTCTGTTGTCATTATAAAACCCATCAGTCCTTTTCTGTAACTTTAGCTGGTGTCATGACTAGTTTTATTACAAATATCATACATTCTTATCCATCTGTCTTGCTGTACATGAAGACTGTAACACCAATCAATCAtgattatgtatatatatatatatatatatattttttttttaaagaagcccAAAACAAGAATCCCCATTGGACTAACATGACGTGGTCACTGGATCTGTTATGACTCTTTAGACACATGACTGTCTCCGATCTGAAAAAGTGCAAATTGTTCCTGTGGGGATGCTCTTCATTTCAGTATTGGAGCTTCCGTGTCCTTTGCGGTATTGTCAAACCTCTTCTTGTCAATAGAAAGTCAAATCTCCAATGTGGATGACATCTATTTCTCTGACTGTTCCACAACCTGGATGTTGATGTTCTCCTTCTTCCCTTTGTGTCCTGGTAGTCTGAGACTCCTCTCACATAAAATAATCTCAGATTCCTCCCCGTCCTCAGAGTCAGAAGAATCTTCTTCTGACTCGCTACTATCAGATCCGCTGAGCTCTACCAACGCGACGTCCTGGAAACCACAAGAAAGAATTGAGACAACTGTAACAAATCGGGTCATCAAACTACAGTGAGAATGCTTCTTGCTCACCATCTCGATAACTTTTTCTGCCCCTTCGACGTCCTCTATGTTGAAATGTCCTGCAGGAGATTCTTCAATCTGCTGCTTTAGCTTTTGATTGGCTTCTGCTATCTGTGGGAGGAAACTTTGTAGCCGCTCCATCACTGTTCcataacacaaaaacattttatttgtatatgcATTTATTCTTCATTCCAATGGTAAATATAATCCCGTGATCACAGTTCATCTCACCGCTGCTTCGTGGAACTCTTTCTGTTGCCAGGCCAGCCGGTGGTTTAAGGAGCAACTTCTCAACGAGACCTGAGGCGTCAAAATGAAACAGAAcgaagttaatattttgcctTGACTACGTACAAATGAATCAGTCGCAAACGAAGGACCCTCTGTAGCGTGTGGATTTTCGAAATGAAACGCGCAAAAGCAACCCCATCTTCCATTTAATCTCCCTTTTAAGAGCAAAATAAAGTGTTCTTTGCTTACCTCCATTGCTA
Protein-coding sequences here:
- the nopchap1 gene encoding NOP protein chaperone 1 encodes the protein MDNNNKTSSKDLLSCGSNGGLVEKLLLKPPAGLATERVPRSSVMERLQSFLPQIAEANQKLKQQIEESPAGHFNIEDVEGAEKVIEMDVALVELSGSDSSESEEDSSDSEDGEESEIILCERSLRLPGHKGKKENINIQVVEQSEK